Part of the Pseudodesulfovibrio mercurii genome is shown below.
TCGCCGGTCAAGGTCAGGACGTTCCCGCTCAGGACGTCCGTGCCGGTCGCCTCGTACCCGCCCAGAGTGACCGACAGGGCCCGGAGGTAGGCCGCCTGTTCCTCGAAATCGATGATGCCGTCGATGTCGATGCCGGAGGACAGGGTCCCGTCCACAAGGGTGAAGTTCGACGAAGCGGCGGAACCGCCCACGGCCACGTCGCCGTGTTTCACTTCGCCGCCGTTGTAACTCGGGTCTCCGCCGTTGTACGTCAAGTCTCCGCCCACTACCAGCGAGTAGCCGGAGTAGCCGTCGGCCAGGGTATCTCCGATGGTGTACCACTGCATGGTGGCGTTGCCCCCCACGGCCAGGCGGCCCTGGGTATCGGAGCTGCTGCTCGAGAAGTCGCCGAGAATGAACGCGTTGTACTCCCCGGCCACGCCGAGGTCGATGTATGCGGCCATGGCCGGTGCGGCCGAGAACAACAGCAGGACCAGGCAGAGGGCAGGGATATGCTTTTTCACAGGATGCTCCGGATGAATATGCGCAGGCCCGGGGGGCTTGAGGACGCGGTTGAATTTTGAGAATGGTTAGCAAAAAGCGTGCTCAACCACAACTGTTTGTAATAACTTATCTTAATGTTTCCCGCCATGGCGTCGCGTGTAAAGCGGTGTGGAAATCCTGTCGAATCTTTTTACAGCGCCCGTCCGAAAGACCAAACGTTTCCGGGTGTTGCCGCCGACCCGGCAAACCGCCCCGCCGGTCGCCGCATTGAGAAGGGCGGCCCATCCTCCCTTTACAAA
Proteins encoded:
- a CDS encoding choice-of-anchor A family protein, giving the protein MKKHIPALCLVLLLFSAAPAMAAYIDLGVAGEYNAFILGDFSSSSSDTQGRLAVGGNATMQWYTIGDTLADGYSGYSLVVGGDLTYNGGDPSYNGGEVKHGDVAVGGSAASSNFTLVDGTLSSGIDIDGIIDFEEQAAYLRALSVTLGGYEATGTDVLSGNVLTLTGDGTSLLQVFNLDGLELMGSTELSLDGVADGSTILINVSGDVSGLVGIGMGDLTAYRENVLFNFYEADLLYLDSVGVQGSILAPFASVNGAYGEGSGWGSIDGTLIAESYYAHIEQHDVPFNSTTPVPEPGTFVIMGLGLLALTLFMRRRGQRVQA